One part of the Sneathia vaginalis genome encodes these proteins:
- a CDS encoding DNA-processing protein DprA: MESNLAKKLFFAKEAAKYLNISPQRLNILVKEGKITPLKKDPSGTIFYIDELKKRKEEQNIFNKDIRGVERGMFKIDTNEKKEALNFATLMNSLNITEQKLDPLFTKFSEIVDVTVFMNSDENILKEYSKFFNIDIEKLKKDFEIARIAFSNLKPTDMIVKRGTRNYPPLLLATKQAPRFLYLRGNKALLFTERTVALVGSRQASQISKENTRKLAKVLGNNGITIISGLAKGIDVTAHRSALESGFNTIAVIGTNLNQYYPMENKAVQLEIEKKGLIISQFSPATKTKNWFFPLRNGVMSGLSLATVIMEAGETSGALKQADFALKQQREVIIPKSALELKNITWPEKYIKKGAKAVENSKRILEILADSNIFKVEKKEKYTQLSFDDIPTSKKNRVAHIVRGE, translated from the coding sequence ATGGAAAGTAATTTAGCTAAAAAATTGTTTTTTGCAAAAGAAGCAGCGAAGTATCTTAATATATCTCCACAGAGATTAAATATTTTAGTTAAAGAAGGTAAAATTACCCCATTAAAGAAAGATCCTTCAGGAACTATATTTTATATAGACGAACTAAAAAAGAGAAAAGAAGAACAAAATATTTTTAATAAAGATATTCGAGGAGTTGAAAGAGGAATGTTTAAAATTGATACTAATGAAAAAAAAGAAGCATTAAATTTTGCTACTTTAATGAATTCATTAAATATTACAGAACAGAAATTAGACCCTTTATTTACAAAATTTAGTGAAATAGTAGATGTAACAGTATTCATGAATAGTGATGAAAACATATTAAAAGAGTATTCTAAATTTTTCAATATAGATATTGAAAAATTAAAAAAAGATTTTGAGATTGCAAGAATAGCGTTTTCTAATCTAAAACCTACAGATATGATAGTAAAGAGAGGAACTAGAAATTATCCTCCACTTTTATTAGCGACTAAGCAAGCACCTCGATTTTTGTACTTAAGAGGGAATAAAGCTTTGTTATTTACTGAAAGAACAGTTGCACTTGTTGGTTCAAGACAAGCATCACAGATATCCAAAGAAAATACAAGAAAATTAGCAAAAGTTTTAGGTAATAATGGCATTACAATTATTTCTGGTTTAGCTAAGGGCATTGATGTAACTGCTCATAGATCAGCATTAGAATCTGGATTTAATACAATTGCTGTTATAGGGACAAATTTAAATCAGTATTATCCTATGGAAAATAAGGCAGTTCAATTAGAAATAGAGAAAAAAGGACTAATAATTTCTCAATTTTCACCAGCAACTAAAACAAAAAATTGGTTTTTTCCATTAAGAAATGGGGTTATGAGTGGCTTGTCTTTAGCTACAGTTATTATGGAAGCTGGAGAAACTTCAGGGGCATTAAAACAAGCAGATTTTGCACTTAAGCAACAAAGAGAAGTTATTATACCTAAAAGTGCATTAGAACTAAAAAATATTACATGGCCAGAAAAATATATAAAAAAAGGGGCTAAAGCTGTTGAAAATTCTAAAAGAATACTAGAAATACTTGCAGATAGCAATATTTTTAAAGTTGAAAAAAAAGAAAAATATACCCAATTAAGTTTTGATGATATACCTACTTCTAAAAAAAATCGTGTAGCACATATTGTAAGAGGAGAATAA
- a CDS encoding phosphoribosyltransferase family protein encodes MKELHPYSRAISLNKREKSRCKNKFNIEFKNIFFRIINIISKNNIVYGVLSVPVKPSKQNRFLELLDYISQKCNLKNLSSEFLCIENYSDQKELNSEEREKNIKGVFKYNGNLKGKTIILIDDIITTGATLRECIKVLKDAEAKEIIIVVLAINQIESYYYTLNTPEVICPVCREIMKLNANGETKEFFYSCIKCYKNKGKSKTIGFSYALKKVLEEENEKLKKVRENEDFSF; translated from the coding sequence ATGAAAGAATTACATCCTTATTCTAGAGCGATATCTTTAAATAAGAGAGAAAAATCTAGATGTAAAAATAAATTTAATATTGAATTTAAAAATATTTTTTTTAGAATAATTAATATTATAAGTAAAAATAATATTGTTTATGGGGTTTTATCAGTGCCAGTTAAGCCTAGTAAACAAAATAGATTTTTAGAATTATTAGATTATATTAGCCAAAAATGTAACTTAAAAAATTTGAGTTCAGAATTCTTATGTATAGAAAATTATTCAGATCAAAAGGAATTAAATTCAGAGGAACGAGAAAAAAATATAAAAGGTGTTTTTAAATATAATGGTAATTTGAAAGGTAAAACTATTATTTTAATTGATGATATAATTACAACTGGTGCGACATTACGAGAATGTATTAAAGTTTTAAAAGATGCTGAAGCAAAAGAAATTATTATTGTCGTTTTAGCTATTAATCAAATTGAGTCATACTATTATACATTAAATACACCTGAAGTTATTTGCCCAGTATGTAGAGAGATTATGAAACTAAATGCGAATGGTGAAACTAAAGAATTTTTCTACTCTTGTATAAAATGCTATAAAAATAAAGGAAAAAGTAAAACTATAGGATTCAGTTATGCTTTGAAAAAAGTTCTAGAAGAAGAAAATGAAAAATTAAAAAAAGTTAGAGAAAATGAAGACTTTTCATTTTAG
- a CDS encoding amidohydrolase — protein sequence MLIDELFREIDENKDLMVKIRRHLHMYPEVSFGEVNTSKYISDFYASLDCEVKTNVGGNGVLVAIDTGNAGPSIGLRADFDALPIQEETDLEYSSRVSGVMHACGHDAHTAYLMVLAKILIKHKKELKGKIYIIHQHAEEMTPGGAIGMIKTGLLDNIDNFFGIHVMSEFELGKVYYHKGETQQGRSKFTIKLIGKGGHGSSPHSANDAIVAGSYLVMALQTIVSRKLSPFENGVVTIGSFDGKGTFNIIKESVTITGDVRAMSDKTMKKIEEQIYSIANGVAQTYQMKVDVDFKLDYPILYNDSDMTDLVISAVKSSGLPVEDCGALPPSEDFSHYARLKPSCFFYVGANKKGTKSYPHHNSHFVIDEGCLEICAKALASVVVKYMS from the coding sequence ATGTTAATAGATGAACTATTTCGTGAAATAGATGAAAATAAAGATCTTATGGTAAAGATTAGAAGACATCTACATATGTATCCTGAAGTGTCTTTTGGAGAAGTTAATACTTCTAAGTATATTAGTGATTTTTATGCTTCTCTTGATTGTGAAGTAAAGACAAATGTAGGGGGTAATGGTGTTTTAGTCGCTATTGATACAGGTAATGCTGGTCCTAGTATAGGACTTCGTGCTGATTTTGATGCACTACCAATACAAGAAGAAACTGATTTAGAATATTCTTCTAGAGTAAGTGGCGTAATGCATGCTTGTGGACATGATGCACATACGGCTTACCTTATGGTCTTAGCTAAGATATTAATAAAGCACAAAAAAGAATTAAAAGGTAAGATATATATTATACACCAACACGCTGAAGAAATGACTCCTGGTGGTGCTATAGGCATGATAAAAACAGGGTTGTTAGATAATATAGACAACTTCTTTGGAATACATGTTATGAGTGAATTTGAATTAGGTAAGGTATATTATCATAAAGGTGAAACACAACAAGGAAGATCTAAATTTACAATAAAATTAATAGGTAAAGGTGGTCATGGTTCATCACCTCATAGTGCAAATGATGCAATAGTTGCAGGTTCATATCTTGTTATGGCACTACAAACAATAGTATCAAGAAAATTAAGTCCTTTTGAAAATGGAGTTGTGACTATAGGGTCATTTGATGGTAAAGGTACATTTAATATTATCAAAGAAAGTGTTACAATTACTGGAGATGTTCGTGCTATGAGTGATAAGACTATGAAAAAGATAGAAGAACAAATCTATAGTATAGCTAACGGAGTGGCACAAACATATCAAATGAAGGTAGATGTAGACTTTAAGCTAGACTATCCTATACTGTATAACGATAGTGATATGACAGATTTAGTTATATCTGCAGTTAAGTCTAGTGGATTACCAGTAGAAGATTGTGGAGCATTACCACCATCAGAAGATTTTTCACACTATGCAAGACTTAAACCTTCATGCTTCTTCTATGTAGGAGCAAACAAAAAAGGAACTAAATCATATCCACATCATAATTCACATTTTGTAATAGATGAAGGATGTTTAGAAATATGTGCTAAGGCTCTAGCTTCTGTAGTTGTTAAATATATGTCTTGA
- a CDS encoding PTS lactose/cellobiose transporter subunit IIA has translation MKEEMETIVFEIISNAGCVKGICYEALDLAIEGKIDEAYKKLDEANEYLLKAHEIQTNLIQKEVNGEKVELSVLFVHAQDHLMSCIEIKNLVSKLIKLCEVKNNG, from the coding sequence ATGAAAGAAGAAATGGAAACAATAGTATTTGAAATAATCAGCAATGCTGGTTGTGTAAAAGGTATTTGCTATGAAGCACTAGACCTTGCAATAGAAGGTAAAATAGATGAAGCTTACAAAAAACTGGATGAAGCAAATGAATACCTTTTAAAAGCTCATGAAATACAAACAAATTTAATACAAAAAGAAGTAAATGGTGAAAAGGTTGAATTATCTGTTCTTTTTGTTCATGCACAAGACCATTTAATGTCTTGTATTGAAATAAAAAACTTAGTTTCTAAGTTAATAAAATTATGTGAGGTAAAAAATAATGGCTAA
- a CDS encoding glycoside hydrolase family 1 protein, with translation MIKFKDGFFWGSSTSAEQSEGRLENDGKMLTVWDKFFSDSPYKFHDNIGPETTSTIYKHFKEDIKLLKQTGHTAYRTSISWARLIDDKGNINQKAVTFYNSYFSLLKENGIKVFVNLYHFDTPLYIQEKYNGFVQKETVKLYAKYAKTCFELFGDLVDSWFTFNEPIVSVECGYLLQYHYPLEVDSKKAVQVAYNIALASALAVKEFKKLNLKSKIGIILNITPSYPRSNNEFDVKAAHIADLFATNSFLDPCVKGEYSKDLVEILKKHDLLPSYTEEELKIIKENTVSFLGINYYQPLRVCAKANLPNDNAPFMPTYYYDSYVMPGRRINKYRGWEIYPHALYDIAKNIQNNYGNIEWFVAENGMGVEDESRFKKDGIIQDDYRIDFIKQHLVELHKAIEEGSNCKGYMHWTFIDCWSWLNAYKNRYGFIELDYNTQKRYIKKSGYWFKELSDNNGF, from the coding sequence ATGATAAAATTTAAAGACGGATTCTTTTGGGGTTCTTCTACTAGTGCAGAACAAAGTGAAGGACGTTTAGAAAATGATGGTAAAATGTTAACTGTTTGGGATAAATTTTTTAGTGACAGTCCATACAAATTCCATGATAATATTGGACCTGAAACTACAAGTACAATTTACAAACATTTTAAAGAAGATATAAAACTACTAAAACAAACTGGCCACACAGCATATAGAACATCTATTTCTTGGGCAAGATTAATAGATGATAAGGGAAATATAAATCAAAAAGCAGTCACTTTCTATAACTCCTACTTTTCTTTATTAAAAGAAAATGGAATTAAAGTTTTTGTTAATCTATATCACTTTGACACACCATTATACATCCAAGAAAAATACAATGGATTTGTTCAAAAAGAAACAGTAAAGCTTTATGCTAAGTATGCAAAAACTTGTTTTGAACTTTTTGGTGATTTAGTTGATAGTTGGTTTACATTCAATGAACCAATAGTTTCTGTTGAATGTGGTTACCTACTTCAGTATCACTATCCATTAGAGGTAGATTCAAAAAAAGCAGTACAAGTGGCATATAACATAGCACTAGCTAGTGCATTAGCAGTAAAAGAATTTAAAAAATTAAATCTTAAAAGTAAGATAGGAATAATATTGAATATTACACCTAGCTACCCTAGATCTAATAATGAATTTGATGTTAAAGCTGCTCATATAGCTGACCTTTTTGCGACTAACTCCTTCCTTGATCCCTGTGTTAAGGGTGAATATAGCAAAGACTTAGTTGAAATATTAAAAAAACATGATCTTCTTCCATCATACACTGAGGAAGAATTGAAAATAATAAAAGAAAATACAGTATCATTTTTAGGTATTAACTACTACCAACCACTAAGAGTTTGTGCAAAGGCTAATTTGCCTAATGATAATGCACCTTTCATGCCTACATACTATTATGATTCATATGTTATGCCAGGTAGAAGAATAAATAAGTATCGTGGTTGGGAAATATACCCACACGCACTTTATGATATAGCTAAAAATATACAAAATAACTATGGAAATATTGAATGGTTTGTTGCTGAAAATGGTATGGGTGTTGAAGATGAATCTAGGTTTAAAAAAGATGGCATAATACAAGATGACTATAGAATCGACTTCATAAAACAACACTTAGTTGAATTACATAAAGCAATAGAAGAAGGTTCTAACTGTAAGGGATACATGCACTGGACCTTTATAGACTGTTGGTCATGGCTTAATGCATACAAAAATAGATATGGATTTATAGAACTAGACTATAACACACAAAAAAGATATATAAAAAAATCAGGTTATTGGTTTAAAGAATTAAGCGATAATAATGGATTTTAA
- a CDS encoding GntR family transcriptional regulator has product MAEKLYEKILNELIEELKYFKVDSHFYSERSLASYKNISKLTARKIISILVEEGYLYKKNNIGTFVKKTPNRNIVSFAFFDSTNTFKLIYLNLSYSIDESIFNDYKNSERYMFITSKNKNIMSIEEVLLSPDPENEKLRNVFKDINRENLEILKEFKIQQTIEAVITPVKFSRFLNVKLNTPIVLITNKVYDGKTNLCAVIKSYLNPNNNKITIY; this is encoded by the coding sequence ATGGCAGAAAAACTCTATGAAAAGATTCTAAATGAATTGATTGAGGAATTAAAATATTTTAAAGTAGATTCTCATTTCTATTCTGAAAGAAGTCTTGCATCATACAAAAATATATCTAAGCTTACAGCTAGAAAGATAATAAGCATCCTTGTTGAAGAGGGTTATTTATATAAGAAAAATAATATTGGAACTTTTGTAAAAAAGACACCTAATAGGAATATTGTGTCTTTTGCTTTTTTTGACAGTACAAATACTTTTAAATTAATTTACTTAAATTTAAGTTATTCAATAGATGAAAGTATTTTTAATGATTATAAAAATTCTGAAAGATATATGTTTATAACCTCAAAAAACAAAAATATTATGAGTATAGAAGAGGTCTTACTTTCACCTGATCCTGAAAATGAAAAGTTAAGAAATGTTTTCAAAGATATCAATCGTGAAAATTTAGAAATATTAAAAGAGTTTAAAATACAACAAACAATAGAAGCTGTTATAACTCCCGTTAAATTCTCAAGATTTTTAAACGTAAAACTTAACACTCCTATTGTACTAATTACAAATAAGGTATACGATGGAAAAACTAATCTTTGTGCAGTTATTAAATCTTACCTTAATCCGAATAATAATAAGATAACAATATATTAA
- a CDS encoding DUF3284 domain-containing protein, producing the protein MKLKYTMNCKKEVFFNFLYENLQKEFHGEKTIKKDIVSKMGKKVPCTLTIDYLKENVGYKLSIKSSLGINTIEYIIIPCDNESICIEYIEEYFTNSFLKKQNNILLEVLFGFFLKRKKIKTFRSIENYLIGKK; encoded by the coding sequence ATGAAATTAAAATATACTATGAATTGTAAAAAGGAAGTTTTCTTTAACTTCCTTTACGAAAATCTACAAAAGGAATTTCACGGTGAAAAGACAATAAAAAAAGATATTGTTTCTAAAATGGGTAAAAAAGTACCTTGTACTCTTACTATTGACTATTTAAAAGAAAATGTGGGATACAAATTATCAATTAAATCAAGCTTAGGTATAAATACTATTGAATATATTATTATCCCATGCGATAATGAGAGTATCTGTATAGAATATATAGAAGAATATTTTACAAATTCATTTTTAAAAAAACAAAACAACATTTTATTAGAAGTTTTATTTGGTTTTTTCTTAAAAAGAAAGAAAATTAAAACTTTCCGTTCCATAGAAAACTATCTAATAGGAAAGAAATAA
- a CDS encoding PTS sugar transporter subunit IIC, with the protein MKSIMNWVECSFIPKVTKIASQRHLVAIRDSFIAIMPITMVGSIAVLLNVFFRDIPTANGYTKFVEVMNPLISINGIVWFASFAILSLAFVLSLGYNLAQSYKVNPIAGALVAFASFIALLPQEAVFTTDINGVATQVSSWGFLNVNYLGAQGIFPAMIIGFISSIIYCKLMTHKVTIKLPDSVPPAVNKAFASIIPGVVAIYVCSIISQVIFKLTNKSLIDIISLYIQKPLLGLSQGLLSVVILAFLIQFLWFFGLHGHNVLAPILDGIYQPALLANVEHIAKGGTVKTLPYLWTRGSFDAYLQLGGSGMTLALIISIFIFSKKKANRAVSKMALPMGIFNINEPMIFGMPIVLNPLYFIPFVLVSVVGAIIAYVLTAIGVIPPVYVIVPWIMPTGLYAFFATGGSIMAALVSILNIFVAFLIWTPFVLIANKLDD; encoded by the coding sequence ATGAAAAGTATTATGAACTGGGTTGAATGTTCATTTATCCCAAAAGTGACAAAAATCGCGTCACAAAGACACTTAGTTGCTATAAGAGATTCATTTATAGCAATAATGCCAATAACTATGGTCGGTTCAATAGCCGTACTACTTAACGTTTTCTTTAGAGATATACCTACTGCAAATGGATATACAAAATTTGTTGAAGTAATGAATCCATTAATCTCTATAAATGGTATAGTATGGTTCGCTTCATTCGCTATCTTATCATTAGCGTTTGTATTATCATTAGGTTACAATCTTGCACAAAGCTATAAGGTTAATCCTATTGCAGGTGCCTTAGTTGCATTTGCTTCATTCATAGCTCTACTACCGCAAGAAGCTGTATTTACAACAGATATAAACGGTGTTGCAACACAAGTATCATCTTGGGGATTCTTAAATGTTAATTATCTTGGTGCACAAGGTATATTCCCTGCAATGATAATTGGTTTCATCTCTAGTATAATATACTGCAAATTAATGACACATAAGGTTACTATTAAATTACCTGACTCTGTCCCACCTGCTGTTAATAAGGCCTTTGCTTCTATTATACCAGGAGTAGTTGCAATATATGTATGTTCAATTATATCTCAAGTAATATTTAAATTAACTAATAAATCATTAATAGATATAATATCTCTATACATACAAAAACCATTATTAGGTCTATCACAAGGTTTACTATCAGTTGTAATCTTAGCATTCCTTATACAATTCTTATGGTTCTTTGGATTACACGGACACAATGTATTAGCTCCTATACTTGATGGTATATACCAACCTGCATTACTTGCCAATGTTGAACACATTGCAAAAGGTGGTACAGTTAAAACATTACCATACTTATGGACTAGAGGATCATTTGATGCTTACCTACAATTAGGTGGTTCAGGTATGACATTAGCACTAATAATTTCTATATTCATTTTCTCAAAGAAAAAAGCTAATAGAGCAGTTTCTAAAATGGCTCTACCTATGGGAATATTTAACATTAATGAACCTATGATATTCGGTATGCCTATAGTATTAAATCCACTATACTTCATACCATTCGTTCTTGTTTCTGTTGTTGGTGCAATAATAGCATATGTATTAACAGCTATAGGTGTTATACCTCCTGTTTATGTTATTGTTCCATGGATAATGCCAACAGGTCTATATGCATTCTTTGCAACTGGTGGTTCAATTATGGCAGCACTAGTTTCTATACTAAACATATTTGTTGCATTCTTAATTTGGACACCATTTGTATTAATAGCTAATAAATTGGATGACTAA
- a CDS encoding PTS sugar transporter subunit IIB, translated as MTKILLICSAGMSTSFMVEKMKKASKDKNIETDILAIPDAKANEYVGKVDIVLLGPQVKYLLPSMKELFKDTPVTVIDMMSYGTMNGEKVLEDALKLLKGE; from the coding sequence ATGACCAAAATATTATTAATATGTTCCGCAGGAATGTCTACAAGTTTCATGGTAGAAAAAATGAAAAAAGCTAGTAAAGACAAAAATATAGAAACAGATATTCTAGCTATTCCAGATGCTAAAGCTAATGAATATGTCGGTAAAGTTGATATAGTCCTTTTAGGACCACAAGTTAAATACCTTTTACCTAGTATGAAAGAACTTTTCAAGGATACACCAGTTACCGTAATAGATATGATGAGTTACGGTACTATGAACGGTGAAAAGGTATTAGAAGATGCTTTGAAATTACTTAAAGGAGAATAG
- a CDS encoding HAD family hydrolase, producing MKFKNIKLFIFDMDGLVFETERLYLKFLPESISELGFTANEDIIRGSIGMNMKSTRALYLNHYGKDFPFETLSKLVHKKLMTYNEKNGLDLCPHVLDLLSYLKERKLPCVIASSSNRNMIQTYLKRNNIEDYFVDIYSGDEVTNGKPDPEIFLLAAEKQNISPDNCMVFEDSYNGIKAAHSAKMKAIMVPNILQPNEEMKALADLILDDIYMIKDYLE from the coding sequence ATGAAATTTAAAAATATTAAGCTCTTTATTTTCGATATGGATGGATTGGTTTTTGAAACAGAAAGACTATACTTAAAATTTTTACCTGAATCTATATCAGAACTTGGATTTACTGCTAATGAGGATATAATACGGGGTTCAATAGGTATGAATATGAAATCAACAAGGGCTCTATATTTAAACCATTATGGTAAGGATTTCCCATTTGAAACTTTATCTAAATTAGTTCACAAAAAATTAATGACTTACAATGAAAAAAATGGTTTGGACCTTTGTCCTCATGTACTTGACCTTTTATCATACTTAAAAGAAAGAAAGCTCCCTTGTGTCATAGCTTCATCATCAAATAGAAACATGATACAAACTTATCTAAAAAGAAATAATATAGAAGACTACTTTGTGGACATATATTCTGGAGATGAGGTAACAAACGGAAAACCAGACCCTGAAATTTTTCTGTTAGCTGCTGAAAAGCAAAATATATCTCCTGATAACTGCATGGTATTTGAAGATTCATATAATGGTATAAAGGCAGCTCATAGTGCTAAAATGAAAGCAATTATGGTACCTAATATATTACAACCAAATGAAGAAATGAAAGCTCTAGCTGACTTGATTTTAGATGATATCTACATGATAAAAGACTATCTAGAGTAA
- a CDS encoding ABC-F family ATP-binding cassette domain-containing protein, which translates to MAFIQFNNVYKSFLDKQILKDVSFSINSSDRIGLIGLNGVGKSTIINIILSKEGINSGTVFVDKNINIGYISQVHHFSDENNTVFEELDTVFSELHKVYRKIEKMNLELATNPKLKDELDKLYNIFNANDGYSIDYLLNQVINGLDLTNLKDSLICKLSGGEKTRVSLAKLLLQKPDLLILDEPTNHLDLASIEWLEEFLKKYNKAFLLVSHDRVFLDNVCNKIFEIENMKLHEYSGNFSSFMIQKEMILKGEIKEYEKQQDRIKKLNEYIERNRAGRMAKQARGKQKLLSHLLVHDNPDYTPPKMKLKFEIKNTTSDSVLTLEDVCKNFDNKTLLKDICLKVYKGERIGIIGKNGCGKSTLLKLIANKLSLDSGSIKIAQNAVMGYFDQNVDDLYPDNTILQEINTNINYTQEYLRSMAASFLFKDEDVDKRIKDLSGGEKVRVSFIKLIQKHPNFLLLDEPTNHLDIYSIEILEQALSDFQGTLVVVSHNRHFLDSVCNTIYVLDENGLTKFKGNYNDYKESIKKKTVIEKEKDTKNEYILQKEKSKKISKLKRLISSTEEELEKIGKRKSEINKAMFLPDVAKDIEKLVNLQNELDDLSKKEDTLMEEWQKYSLDLEEENEI; encoded by the coding sequence ATGGCATTTATACAATTCAATAATGTTTACAAGAGTTTTTTGGATAAGCAAATACTAAAAGATGTATCTTTTAGTATAAATTCAAGCGATAGAATTGGCCTTATAGGGCTAAACGGTGTTGGTAAGTCTACAATAATCAATATTATACTCTCAAAAGAAGGTATTAATAGTGGTACTGTATTTGTAGATAAGAATATTAATATAGGGTACATTTCACAAGTGCACCATTTTAGTGACGAGAATAATACCGTATTTGAAGAATTAGATACAGTATTTAGTGAACTACATAAGGTGTATAGGAAAATAGAGAAGATGAATTTAGAACTAGCAACCAACCCTAAATTAAAAGATGAATTAGATAAATTATACAATATCTTTAATGCTAATGACGGTTACAGCATTGATTATCTTTTAAATCAGGTTATAAACGGGCTTGATTTAACAAATTTAAAAGATAGTCTTATCTGTAAACTATCTGGAGGAGAAAAAACAAGAGTTAGTCTTGCAAAACTGCTTTTACAAAAGCCTGATTTACTAATATTAGACGAACCTACAAACCACCTTGATTTAGCATCTATAGAATGGCTTGAAGAATTTTTAAAAAAGTATAACAAGGCCTTTCTACTTGTATCACACGACAGAGTCTTTTTAGACAATGTTTGTAACAAAATATTTGAAATTGAAAATATGAAATTACATGAATATTCAGGTAATTTCTCAAGTTTCATGATACAAAAAGAAATGATACTAAAGGGTGAAATCAAAGAATACGAAAAGCAACAAGATAGAATAAAAAAATTAAATGAGTACATAGAAAGAAACAGAGCTGGTCGTATGGCAAAGCAAGCTCGTGGAAAACAAAAGCTTTTATCTCACCTATTAGTTCATGATAACCCTGACTACACACCACCAAAGATGAAACTTAAATTTGAAATAAAGAATACAACATCTGATTCTGTACTAACCTTAGAAGATGTCTGCAAAAATTTTGATAACAAGACACTACTAAAGGATATATGTCTTAAGGTGTATAAGGGAGAAAGAATAGGTATAATAGGTAAAAATGGTTGTGGAAAGTCTACACTTTTAAAGTTGATAGCTAATAAGTTGTCCCTTGATAGTGGTAGTATTAAAATAGCACAAAATGCTGTAATGGGATACTTTGATCAAAATGTTGATGACCTTTACCCTGACAACACCATTTTGCAAGAAATTAACACAAATATTAACTACACACAAGAATATTTAAGAAGTATGGCTGCTAGCTTTCTTTTTAAAGACGAAGATGTAGATAAAAGAATAAAGGATCTTTCTGGTGGAGAAAAAGTACGTGTTTCATTCATTAAACTAATACAAAAGCATCCTAACTTTCTTTTATTAGACGAACCTACTAATCACCTTGATATTTATTCTATAGAAATACTAGAACAGGCCCTAAGCGATTTTCAAGGAACATTGGTCGTAGTATCGCACAATAGACACTTTTTAGATTCGGTATGTAACACCATCTATGTATTAGATGAAAATGGTCTTACAAAATTTAAAGGTAATTACAACGATTACAAGGAAAGCATAAAGAAAAAGACTGTTATAGAAAAAGAAAAGGATACAAAAAATGAATATATCTTGCAAAAAGAAAAAAGTAAGAAGATATCTAAACTTAAACGATTAATAAGTTCTACCGAAGAAGAATTAGAAAAAATAGGAAAAAGAAAAAGTGAGATAAATAAGGCGATGTTTTTACCTGATGTAGCTAAAGATATTGAAAAGTTAGTAAACTTACAAAATGAATTAGATGACTTAAGTAAAAAAGAAGATACATTAATGGAAGAATGGCAAAAATATTCACTAGACTTGGAGGAAGAAAATGAAATTTAA